A stretch of Megalobrama amblycephala isolate DHTTF-2021 linkage group LG14, ASM1881202v1, whole genome shotgun sequence DNA encodes these proteins:
- the fgfr1op2 gene encoding FGFR1 oncogene partner 2 homolog isoform X2, whose translation MTCTLEKVLADAKSLVERLRDHDSAAEILIEQTTLLNKRVEAMKQYQEEIEVLNQVARHRPRSTLVMGIQQENRQIRELQHENKELRSSLEEHQSALELIMSKYREQVFRLLMASKRDDPAIVTQLREQHTNEMQAHIEKINEMATVMRKAIEVDEGRLCEDEERIKRLELENSGLRELLGISREAFLVLKRDDTSDSTSLSPLLTSTDVSLRKS comes from the exons ATGACCTGTACACTTGAGAAGGTGCTGGCCGATGCCAAATCACTGGTAGAGAGACTCAGAGACCATGACAGTGCTGCTGAGATCCTGATTGAACAAACCACACTGCTGAATAAGAGAGTGGAGGCCATGAAGCAG TATCAGGAAGAGATCGAGGTGTTGAACCAGGTGGCGAGACATCGGCCGCGCTCTACTCTGGTCATGGGAATCCAGCAGGAAAACCGGCAAATACGGGAACTGCAGCATGAAAACAAAG AGCTTCGCTCGTCGCTGGAGGAGCATCAGTCTGCGCTGGAGCTGATCATGAGCAAGTACAGAGAGCAGGTGTTTCGCCTTCTGATGGCCAGCAAGAGAGATGATCCTGCTATAGTCACCCAGCTCAGAGAACAGCACACTAAC GAGATGCAAGCGcacattgaaaaaataaatgaaatggccACGGTGATGAGGAAAGCCATCGAGGTGGATGAAGGGCGACTATGTGAGGATGAGGAGAGAATAAAACGTCTGGAG CTGGAGAACAGCGGTCTACGAGAGCTGTTGGGAATCAGCCGCGAGGCGTTTCTGGTGCTGAAGAGGGACGACACGTCTGACAGCACGTCTCTGTCACCGCTGCTCACCAGCACAGATGTCAGTCTGAGGAAGAGCTAA
- the med21 gene encoding mediator of RNA polymerase II transcription subunit 21, whose product MADRLTQLQDAVNSLADQFCNAIGVLQQCAPPASFSNIQTAINKDQPSNPTEEYAQLFAALIARTAKDVDVLIDSLPSEESTAALQAASLRQLEEENQEAAARLEEVVYRGDMLLEKIQSALADIAQSQLRTRSGAPSQPTPQES is encoded by the exons ATGGCGGACAGGCTAACGCAGCTTCAGGATGCTGTTAACTCT cTGGCCGATCAGTTCTGTAATGCGATTGGAGTCCTGCAGCAGTGCGCACCTCCTGCCTCCTTCAGCAACATCCAGACCGCCATCAACAAAGACCAGCCCTCCAACCCCACAGAAG AATATGCTCAGCTGTTTGCTGCACTCATAGCAAGAACAGCAAAAGATGTTGACGTGCTGATTGACTCGTTGCCCAGTGAAGAATCTACTGCTGCGCTGCAG GCTGCCAGTCTGAGGCAGTTGGAAGAGGAGAACCAGGAAGCTGCGGCCCGTCTGGAGGAAGTGGTTTACAGAGGAGACATGCTGCTGGAGAAGATCCAGTCCGCTCTAGCAGACATCGCCCAATCACAGCTGCGCACACGCAGTGGTGCCCCGAGTCAGCCAACACCCCAAGAGTCATGA
- the tm7sf3 gene encoding transmembrane 7 superfamily member 3, with protein sequence MPLKRECFVLLVLSWVSSVRAQDENRVVFSLGTFQNVSVPENGTVQAVVSRIPANVSFITLQFHTQRSNITLSYFQVLVYGFSVTGRDAGLLSTLIPSQTTLSWFLKTPDGSSTAGIGVILPYSSADPVPGACNQEFALEIDPNIYLQYNLFETTITFAPANIGYGRGEVPPACDKDTGSSTRWRLVYEVYQYFLPEGDLSEQSLISSMERVANVQNVRDNSRKVMSLTSHDRTQFSFNSLPGQGVIFSVIVRDPLLNTSASYIPVHTYACSFNSTLDGCSDLGRASTKVFFTLMGLAGLFVCFVGHRFFKCELFCMGFGFMAFLFFILITRTTMLVYDIRLALTALMGVVGGVALVMSWWRFGSVMACVLVVGLILGFLVSSIAFFTPLGDLPIFHNDAVFWVVFSCIMVVVPLFFIRWPREGNIVTCGVVGAYTVVLAVNAYTYTSLSYITLDVLKRFLNNNFSRAFISVPLQDIDFILITVWVVLGVSGIVLQLYREKSRPFFPPSPYVMWKQERERRKTNVLDPSHHKPSLSTRILGRIRQLTRRTEPAGETTPLLF encoded by the exons ATGCCACTGAAGAGAGAATGCTTCGTTTTGCTCGTCTTGTCGTGGGTCAGTTCTGTGCGCGCGCAGGATGAGA ACCGTGTGGTGTTTTCTTTGGGAACCTTCCAGAATGTGAGTGTCCCAGAGAACGGGACAGTTCAAGCTGTCGTTTCCCGTATTCCTGCTAACGTTTCCTTCATAACACTGCAGTTTCACACACAACGCAGCAATATTACACTCTCATACTTTCAG GTCCTTGTTTATGGTTTCTCGGTCACGGGACGGGATGCTGGTCTGTTGTCCACCCTGATACCGAGCCAGACCACTCTCTCCTGGTTCCTGAAGACACCAGATGGGAGCAGCACAGCAGGAATCGGTGTGATTCTGCCATACAGCAGCGCTG ATCCCGTTCCAGGAGCTTGTAATCAGGAGTTTGCGCTGGAGATTGATCCAAACATCTACCTGCAATACAACTTGTTTGAGACCACCATTACCTTTGCACCTGCTAACATCGGATATGGAAG aggggAAGTTCCTCCAGCGTGTGACAAGGACACGGGCTCCAGTACTCGATGGCGTCTGGTTTATGAGGTGTACCAGTACTTCCTGCCGGAAGGTGACCTATCAGAGCAGAGTCTGATCAGCAGTATGGAGAGAGTGGCCAATGTGCAGAACGTGCGGGACAACAGCAGAAAA GTGATGTCTTTAACCTCTCATGACCGGACGCAGTTCTCCTTCAACTCTTTGCCCGGTCAAGGTGTGATTTTCTCAGTGATTGTGAGAGACCCGTTGCTCAACACTTCGGCGTCTTACATCCCCGTTCACACCTACGCCTGCAGCTTCAACTCCACGCTGGACGGATGCAGCGATTTAG GGAGAGCTTCCACTAAAGTGTTTTTCACTTTGATGGGTTTGGCTgggctgtttgtgtgttttgtgggcCATCGGTTCTTCAAATGTG AGCTGTTCTGCATGGGCTTCGGCTTTATGGCATTTCTCTTCTTCATCCTGATCACCAGAACCACAATGCTGGTATACGACA TCCGATTGGCTCTGACAGCGCTGATGGGCGTGGTCGGGGGCGTGGCCCTGGTGATGAGCTGGTGGCGGTTTGGTTCAGTCATGGCCTGCGTGTTGGTGGTCGGACTCATTCTTGGATTTCTCGTCTCCTCTATCGCCTTTTTCACTCCACTTG GTGACCTTCCTATATTTCATAATGATGCTGTGTTCTGGGTGGTGTTTTCTTGCATAATGGTGGTTGTTCCTTTGTTCTTCATCAGGTGGCCTAGAGAG GGCAATATAGTTACATGTGGAGTGGTTGGTGCATATACGGTTGTCCTGGCCGTCAACGCCTACACCTACACCAGTCTGTCCTACATCACGCTGGACGTCCTGAAACGCTTCCTCAACAACAACTTCAGCCGAGCGTTTATCTCGGTTCCGCTGCAGGATATCG ATTTCATCCTGATCACCGTGTGGGTCGTTCTGGGGGTTTCGGGAATCGTCCTGCAGCTGTATCGGGAGAAGTCACGGCCGTTTTTCCCGCCGAGCCCGTACGTGATGTGGAAGCAAGAACGAGAGCGCCGGAAAACCAACGTTCTGGATCCCAGCCACCACAAGCCGTCTTTGTCCACCCGAATCCTCGGACGTATTCGCCAGCTCACGCGGCGCACGGAACCGGCCGGTGAAACCACACCTCTCCTGTTTTAA
- the fgfr1op2 gene encoding FGFR1 oncogene partner 2 homolog isoform X1 gives MNIGMTCTLEKVLADAKSLVERLRDHDSAAEILIEQTTLLNKRVEAMKQYQEEIEVLNQVARHRPRSTLVMGIQQENRQIRELQHENKELRSSLEEHQSALELIMSKYREQVFRLLMASKRDDPAIVTQLREQHTNEMQAHIEKINEMATVMRKAIEVDEGRLCEDEERIKRLELENSGLRELLGISREAFLVLKRDDTSDSTSLSPLLTSTDVSLRKS, from the exons ATGAACATTG GAATGACCTGTACACTTGAGAAGGTGCTGGCCGATGCCAAATCACTGGTAGAGAGACTCAGAGACCATGACAGTGCTGCTGAGATCCTGATTGAACAAACCACACTGCTGAATAAGAGAGTGGAGGCCATGAAGCAG TATCAGGAAGAGATCGAGGTGTTGAACCAGGTGGCGAGACATCGGCCGCGCTCTACTCTGGTCATGGGAATCCAGCAGGAAAACCGGCAAATACGGGAACTGCAGCATGAAAACAAAG AGCTTCGCTCGTCGCTGGAGGAGCATCAGTCTGCGCTGGAGCTGATCATGAGCAAGTACAGAGAGCAGGTGTTTCGCCTTCTGATGGCCAGCAAGAGAGATGATCCTGCTATAGTCACCCAGCTCAGAGAACAGCACACTAAC GAGATGCAAGCGcacattgaaaaaataaatgaaatggccACGGTGATGAGGAAAGCCATCGAGGTGGATGAAGGGCGACTATGTGAGGATGAGGAGAGAATAAAACGTCTGGAG CTGGAGAACAGCGGTCTACGAGAGCTGTTGGGAATCAGCCGCGAGGCGTTTCTGGTGCTGAAGAGGGACGACACGTCTGACAGCACGTCTCTGTCACCGCTGCTCACCAGCACAGATGTCAGTCTGAGGAAGAGCTAA